One genomic region from Anguilla rostrata isolate EN2019 chromosome 2, ASM1855537v3, whole genome shotgun sequence encodes:
- the wiza gene encoding protein Wiz isoform X2, whose translation MEPGESSPSPSWDPPTLKTVPLDPLSSSPQNPESPTHLHSTLQSSCSPVARGEHADSWGPWDGIGEGTGDSSSRTGSGGTAQRSPRPSAFPSSLAWDSDSEKETLDEEELQHFSNPHGLAAHSPGSPASGHRQERADGEGDKAPEKLQHLIPESDPLSPVDGQDQGGASTQADEPKTAQPSSPDSEENGGREFTEKASPEPPLSEAKPKDGCRKEEGERDGQQGREEEPEPVLDVYSFPGDSDPESPPPAPWAHCTFTQRRKRKRALLKPFSGLGAQLATPLALWKRPKGSPPKARGDLLAEVGGGVFEFAEEGGNGGAGRDPEQEAASDGPREEEGALRQEVFTCVECSIYFKKQVHLQEHMHQHWQSGAQRRRGEEESGRGGGGAGVAGRFQCAECGWELEDRPALAEHRRQHEESRQKILEEIGKLNEGGKGAGEPGGAAAETGGAVSAPPRLRCPKCRFGTDSSRVYVEHAKMHIKERNSQRARGPTAQPPPGPAGPLRPSPPLPCELCSFRASSPTALREHLLLSHPSWPAAWEEDEEEEEEPREEGRPGTSRDFLNPSLPPPPRPGDEPFPPRRSRSPASSPAGRGTLGLRLGTAVKGGRPCLPRPRPSPPRPPVTPPAGPRRRDVAFKSIGNRRAGRGGAWREGPPSASPLPSPSPLPSATGGARKWDQNEDQVAQKSQQLSADPGSKEVPALALQLKRSFSDGLRGAAESLGLTEGQQTQLRHMLPLVLIEPFHFSPRAPSPVPGFGERVRAAGNFRPFPEDNVACPVVKEDDDEENYEDEDNDEDDEGNLFLSEEEEEVGEGVGMLKNVERKCPYCPDRFHNGIGLANHVRGHLNRVGVSYNVRHFISPEEVNAIERKFSYQKKRKKVANFDPDTFSLMRCEFCSAGFDTRAGLSSHARAHLRDFGITNWEVTVSPINILRELFSSRPDLVLPTAPPRSPATDPDPDSEDEELAVSRGGAADRAVPPLPPSSPAPLAQTQGVQEDKMPTVEGVTAGSGRKSVVPSDSGNKRMDPGSPRDEPDSKATGLLQCEVCGAPFETRRGLSSHARSHLRQLGIGVSESSGAPIDLLYQLIKERDGRCFPEPPHPSAAKKPPPGSPSSRKEPGPKLGGAKAAVAERKPSPLSPLAAPSRAKAAASSSRSSSPAALGNARSASPLLRKAPISSLLPASSPLRSLDPKPGGGKTASPSGAPPASAKPFWAPQETDAPLNLTMDVDASKDIVCQLCGAWFETRKGLSSHARAHLRHFGVVDAETKGSPIDYLNQLIHTDDFKHRAGSLQPEDSEELEDLASGLTPPSASSSSAKRPVSSPSPGLYKGASAEGGSGSKGAPSSPLLSPPPSKRYKPTAAERAGLQVFRLSGGELTPITHGEPLKEIGCEFCGEYFENRKGLSSHARSHLRQLGITEWSVNGSPIDTLRDLITRRGLPCALPLRPLKSPPASPTSPRSPASSPASPGLVKRHPFGPGQPHQPTARKMGGGMAASRLPAKPKPEPVQLELGMAGEGGAAGMAGYAPEALSPGWRGSDGILPLNLAAPEPEPTRDIRCEFCGEYFENRKGLSSHARSHLRQLGITEWSVNGSPIDTLRELMRKKGAAPAGQVKKEPGLGGGGPAWEELGYLSPKFSRKSPVSMLHSGSRLLKQGLGGASLSLSPLGGGKGGGGGGFLGAASQLGKRPLADEGQSHERPSPKTFSTPPLDFSFKGKSSPDKYGTSHAASDASCELCGFYFENRKALASHARAHLRQFGVTEWCVNGSPIETLSAWMRSKPHKVAEMHRRYLQGDRPFPKKKCGSSPSPSADLDRLSPGASKPPSSQRPSLGLPLGRRAGREVTGGTWGASRAGQGRGEAGSSLPQGHGASRQAALPHSQVARSELNVRSPRGFERRPPKHSSHSESGERETGPPQTPRTGTIPALVPKPPSTPLVKLVGKVYSLKCRFCEVEFQGPLSVQEDWVRHLQQHILDLNFNKPAPPPATPATPAPEDPAVPTPAPVPGVTPTPTSTSTPTPTPTPTPASTPAPTPAATPTPTPTPTLTSAPPPPSPAPPPPPAPPRPRLPRSPSLRRLCRSLSPSVSPSLLFPRSFRRPCFCSLTCSRLF comes from the exons ATGGAACCAGGAGagagctccccctccccctcctgggATCCTCCCACTTTAAAGACAGTGCCCCTGGACCCACTGTCATCCTCTCCCCAGAACCCAGAGTCCCCAACCCACCTTCACAGCACCTTACAG AGCTCCTGCTCTCCAGTGGCGAGGGGGGAGCACGCGGACAGTTGGGGCCCGTGGGACGGAAttggggaggggacgggggacTCCTCCTCCAGGACAGGATCAGGGGGGACCGCACAGAGGAGCCCTCGGCCCTCAGCCTTTCCCTCCTCCCTGGCCTGGGACTCCGACTCCGAAAAGGAAACCCTAGATG AGGAGGAGCTACAGCACTTTTCTAACCCTCACGGTCTGGCAGCTCACAGCCCCGGATCCCCCGCCTCAGGACACAGGCAagaaag aGCTGACGGTGAGGGTGACAAAGCACCTGAAAAACTACAGCACTTAATCCCAGAGAGTGACCCGCTCAGCCCAGTGGATGGGCAGGACCAAGGCGGGGCCAGCACACAAGCAGATGAGCCAAAGACCGCACAACCCAGCTCACCAGACT ctGAAGAAAATGGTGGCAGAGAGTTTACAGAGAAAGCGTCTCCTGAGCCGCCGTTGTCAGAGGCTAAACCAAAGGACGGGTGCcgaaaggaagagggagagagggatggacagcaggggagggaggaggagccggaGCCGGTTCTGGACGTGTACAGCTTCCCCGGGGACTCGGACCCAGAGAGCCCGCCCCCGGCACCCTGGGCACACTGCACCTTCACCCAGCGCCGCAAGAGGAAGAGGGCCCTGCTCAAGCCCTTCTCCGGCCTGGGCGCCCAGCTGGCCACGCCCCTGGCCCTGTGGAAGAGGCCCAAGGGCAGCCCCCCGAAGGCCAGGGGAGACCTGCTCGCGGAGGTCGGGGGCGGGGTCTTTGAGTTCGCGGAGGAGGGCGGGAACGGAGGCGCGGGGAGGGACCCGGAACAGGAAGCGGCGAGCGACGGCccgagggaggaggaaggagcgCTCCGCCAGGAGGTGTTCACCTGCGTGGAATGTAGCATTTACTTCAAGAAGCAGGTCCACCTGCAGGAGCACATGCACCAGCACTGGCAGAGCGGGGCGCAGAGGAGGCGGGGCGAGGAGGagagcgggcggggcgggggcggggcgggggtggcaGGGCGGTTCCAGTGCGCGGAGTGCGGCTGGGAGCTGGAGGACCGGCCGGCCCTGGCGGAGCACCGGCGGCAGCACGAGGAGTCGCGGCAGAAGATCCTGGAGGAGATCGGCAAGCTGAACGAGGgcgggaagggggcgggggagccggggggggcggCCGCGGAGACGGGGGGCGCGGTCTCGGCCCCGCCCCGGCTCCGGTGCCCCAAGTGCCGGTTCGGCACGGACTCGTCGCGCGTGTACGTGGAGCACGCCAAGATGCACATCAAAGAGCGCAACAGCCAGCGCGCGCGGGGGCCGACCGCGCAGCCGCCGCCGGGCCCCGCCGGCccgctccgcccctcccccccgctcccctgcGAGCTCTGCAGCTTCCGGGCCTCCAGCCCCACCGCCCTCCGGGAGCACCTGCTCCTGTCCCACCCCTCCTGGCCCGCGGCCtgggaggaggacgaggaggaggaggaggagccgcgGGAGGAGGGCCGCCCGGGGACCAGCCGCGACTTCCtcaacccctccctcccgccgccgccgcgccccgGGGACGAGCCCTTCCCCCCGCGGCGCTCGCGtagccccgcctcctcgccGGCGGGCCGCGGGACGCTCGGCCTGCGCCTGGGCACGGCCGTCAAGGGGGGCCGCCcctgcctgccccgcccccggccttccccgccccgccctcccgtGACCCCCCCCGCGGGACCGCGCCGGAGGGACGTGGCCTTCAAGAGCATCGGCAACcggagggcggggaggggcggggcctggaggGAAGGGCCGCCCTCGGCGTCGCCCCTGCCGAGCCCCTCCCCACTGCCTTCGGCGACGGGCGGGGCGCGGAAATGGGACCAAAACGAGGACCAGGTAGCCCAGAAGAGCCAGCAGCTCAGTGCCGATCCAG GCTCAAAGGAGGTGCCTGCCCTCGCCTTGCAGCTGAAGCGCAGTTTCTCAGACGGCCTTCGGGGGGCGGCAGAGAGCCTGGGGCTGACGGAGGGGCAGCAGACCCAGCTCAGGCACATGCTGCCCCTCGTCCTCATTGAGCCCTTCCACTTCAGTCCCCGAGCTCCCTCCCCAGTTCCCGGATTTGGGGAGAGGGTCAGGGCAGCGG GAAACTTCCGTCCCTTTCCGGAAGACAACGTAGCCTGTCCCGTGGTAAAAGAGGATGACGACGAAGAAAATTACGAGGACGAGGACAATGACGAAGACGACGAGGGGAATCTCTTCctgtcagaggaggaggaggaggtcggGGAAGGGGTGGGGATGCTGAAGAACGTCGAGAGGAAGTGCCCGTATTGCCCCGATCGTTTCCACAATGGCATCGGCCTGGCCAATCACGTGAGGGGCCACCTCAATCGAGTGGGCGTCAGCTACAACGTGCGCCATTTCATTTCCCCCGAGGAGGTCAATGCCATTGAAAGGAAGTTCTCTTaccaaaaaaagaggaaaaaag TGGCCAACTTTGACCCCGACACCTTCAGCCTGATGCGCTGCGAGTTCTGCAGCGCCGGCTTCGACACCCGGGCCGGCCTGTCCAGCCACGCCCGCGCCCACCTCCGCGACTTCGGCATCACCAACTGGGAGGTCACCGTGTCGCCCATCAACATCCTGCGGGAGCTCTTCTCCAGCCGGCCCGACCTGGTGCTTCCCACCGCGCCCCCGCGCAGCCCCGCCACGGACCCCGACCCCGACTCTGAGGACGAGGAGCTGGCGGTCAGCCGGGGCGGGGCTGCGGACCGCGCCGTGCCCCCCCTGCCGCCGTCGTCTCCGGCGCCTCTGGCTCAAACGCAAG GTGTGCAGGAAGACAAGATGCCCACAGTGGAAGGAGTGACAGCAGGCTCTGGGAGGAAGAGTGTGGTTCCTTCAGATTCTGGGAACAAGCGCATGGACCCTGGCAGCCCCAGGGACGAACCGGACAGCAAGg CCACCGgcctgctgcagtgtgaggtgtgcGGGGCTCCGTTCGAGACCAGGCGGGGCCTGTCCAGCCACGCCCGCTCGCACCTCCGTCAGCTGGGCATCGGGGTGTCCGAGAGCAGCGGGGCGCCCATCGACCTCCTGTACCAGCTCATCAAGGAGCGGGACGGGCGCTGCTTCCCCGAGCCTCCGCACCCCTCCGCGGCCAAGAAGCCACCCCCGGGGAGCCCTTCCTCCCGAAAGGAGCCCGGGCCCAAGCTCGGAGGAGCCAAAGCGGCGGTCGCGGAGAGGAAGCCCTCCCCGCTGTCCCCCCTGGCCGCTCCCTCCCGCGCCAAGGCGGCCGCCTCCTCCagccgctcctcctcccccgccgcCCTGGGGAACGCCCGCTCGGCCTCCCCGCTGCTGCGGAAGGCCCCCatctcctccctcctgcccgCCTCCTCGCCCCTCCGCTCCTTGGACCCCAAGCCCGGCGGCGGGAAGACCGCCTCGCCCTCCGGCGCCCCTCCCGCCTCCGCCAAGCCTTTCTGGGCCCCGCAGGAGACGGACGCCCCCCTCAACCTAA cAATGGACGTGGACGCCAGCAAGGACATTGTGTGCCAGCTGTGCGGCGCCTGGTTCGAAACGCGCAAAGGCCTCTCCAGCCACGCCCGCGCCCACCTGCGCCACTTCGGGGTGGTGGACGCCGAGACCAAGGGCTCCCCCATCGACTATCTCAACCAGCTGATCCACACGGACGACTTCAAGCACCGGGCCGGCTCGCTGCAGCCCGAGGACTccgaggagctggaggacctgGCTTCTGGCTTGACCCCTCCctccgcctcctcttcctccgctaAGCGGCcggtctcctccccctctcccggGCTCTACAAGGGCGCCTCGGCGGAAGGAGGCTCGGGCTCCAAGGGCGCCCCGTCTTCTCCgctcctgtctcccccccccagcaagcGGTACAAGCCCACCGCCGCCGAGAGGGCGGGCCTGCAGGTCTTCCGTTTGAGTGGCGGCGAGCTGACGCCAATCACTCATG GCGAACCGCTGAAGGAGATCGGCTGCGAGTTCTGCGGGGAGTACTTTGAGAACCGCAAGGGCCTGTCGAGCCACGCCCGCTCGCACCTGCGCCAGCTGGGCATCACCGAGTGGTCGGTGAACGGCTCGCCCATCGACACCCTGCGGGACCTGATCACCCGGCGGGGGCTGCCCTGCGCCCTCCCCCTGCGGCCCCTCAAGTCGCCGCCCGCCTCCCCCACGTCCCCCCGCTCCCCGGCCTCCTCCCCCGCCTCGCCCGGCCTGGTCAAGCGCCACCCCTTCGGCCCGGGCCAGCCGCACCAGCCCACCGCCCGCAAGATGGGCGGCGGCATGGCGGCGTCGCGGCTGCCCGCCAAGCCCAAGCCCGAGCCGGTGCAGCTGGAGCTGGGCAtggcgggcgaggggggggcggcgggcaTGGCGGGTTACGCGCCCGAGGCCCTCTCGCCGGGCTGGCGCGGCTCCGACGGCATCCTGCCCCTCAACCTGG CCGCCCCTGAGCCCGAGCCCACGCGGGACATCCGCTGCGAGTTCTGCGGGGAGTACTTCGAGAACCGCAAGGGCCTGTCCAGCCACGCCCGCTCCCACCTGCGCCAGCTGGGCATCACCGAGTGGTCGGTGAACGGCTCGCCCATCGACACGCTGCGGGAGCTCATGCGCAAGAAGGGCGCCGCCCCCGCGGGACAGGTGAAGAAGGAGCCCGGCCTGGGGGGCGGCGGCCCCGCCTGGGAGGAGCTGGGCTACCTGTCCCCCAAGTTCTCCCGCAAGTCGCCCGTCAGCATGCTGCACTCGGGGTCGCGCCTCCTGAAGCAGGGCCTCGGGGGGGcgtccctctccctgtccccgcTCGGCGGGGGCaaggggggcggcggcggcggcttcctGGGCGCGGCGTCCCAGCTGGGGAAGAGGCCGCTGGCGGACGAGGGCCAGTCCCACGAGAGGCCGTCGCCCAAAACCTTCTCCACCCCGCCGCTGGATTTCTCCTTCAAGGGGAAGTCCTCCCCGGACAAGTACGGGACGTCCCACGCAG CCTCGGACGCCAGCTGCGAGCTGTGCGGGTTCTACTTCGAGAACCGCAAGGCGCTGGCCAGCCACGCCCGGGCCCACCTGCGGCAGTTCGGCGTGACGGAGTGGTGCGTGAACGGCTCCCCCATCGAGACGCTGAGCGCCTGGATGCGCAGCAAGCCGCACAAGGTGGCCGAGATGCACCGCCGCTACCTGCAGGGCGACCGGCCCTTCCCCAAAAAG AagtgtggctcctccccctccccctcggccGATTTGGACCGCCTGTCCCCCGGGGCGTCCAAGCCCCCGTCGTCCCAGCGGCCCTCCCTGGGGCTGCCCCTGggccggcgggcggggcgggaggtGACGGGGGGCACGTGGGGGGCGTCCCGGGCCGGCCAGGGCCGAGGCGAGGCGGGCTCCTCCTTACCGCAGGGCCACGGCGCGTCCCGCCAGGCCGCCCTCCCCCACTCACAGGTGGCCCGCAGCGAGCTCAACGTGCGCTCGCCCAGAG GGTTCGAGCGGCGCCCGCCCAAGCACTCGTCCCACTCGGAAAGCGGCGAGAGGGAGACGGGACCCCCGCAGACCCCCCGGACCGGCACCATCCCCGCCCTCGTGCCAaagcccccctccaccccgctgGTCAAGCTGGTGGGGAAGGTGTACTCGCTCAAATGCAG GTTCTGTGAGGTGGAGTTCCAGGGGCCCCTGTCGGTCCAGGAGGACTGGGTCAGGCACCTCCAGCAGCACATCCTGGATCTCAACTTCAATAagcccgcgcccccccccgccacgcccGCCACGCCCGCCCCGGAGGACCCCGCCGTCCCCACCCCGGCCCCCGTCCCGGGAGTCACGcccacacccacctccacctccaccccgaCCCCGACGCCCACTCCCACGCCCGCGTCCACCCCCGCCCCGACCCCCGCCGCCACGCCCACCcctacacccacccccacccttacctctgccccgcccccgccctcgcccgcgcccccacccccacccgcgcccccacgcccccgcctGCCCCGCTCCCCATCCCTGCGCAGGCTGTGTAgaagtctctctccctccgtctctccttccctcctcttccctcgTTCGTTCAGACGTCCCTGTTTTTGCTCTTTGACGTGTTCTCGGTTGTTttaa